From Synechococcus sp. A10-1-5-1, a single genomic window includes:
- a CDS encoding DUF3721 domain-containing protein codes for MLPQACLSIAVSVVIAPALVWAHSKGIYATKQAALEQASQLRCQGAHQNNGAWMPCLDEADLHRAQRRQ; via the coding sequence ATGCTGCCCCAAGCATGCCTGTCTATCGCGGTCTCTGTGGTGATTGCCCCAGCTCTGGTATGGGCGCATAGCAAAGGGATCTACGCCACGAAACAGGCTGCATTGGAGCAAGCCTCCCAATTGCGTTGCCAAGGTGCGCATCAGAACAATGGGGCTTGGATGCCTTGCCTGGATGAGGCTGATCTGCATCGTGCCCAGCGCAGGCAATGA
- a CDS encoding GNAT family N-acetyltransferase, producing the protein MESFLRIKALERSDIPIIINWARNEGFAPGRGDFEIYRNTDKQGMWMGWLGNTPVGCISAIRYNEEYGFIGLYLVAEKWRRQGYGRALWNKAMDHMDGLPCIGLEAAESMRDVYQRHGFRPSSTTTRWQLISDGSTTEQRKSVEGFNLVPGSGISEAEVQTYDAHREPSPRPHFMHLWLTHKAGSVFALADQAGKCHGFGRIRPSLLRKGEGWRIGPLMADTPEGASHLLSGLMAKHEGVIWIDSPGLNQQADQILQHSGFSPIGKTIRMYRGLPPAGNIDEVYGLACLELG; encoded by the coding sequence ATGGAGTCATTCTTGCGGATCAAAGCTTTGGAAAGATCCGATATACCAATAATAATCAACTGGGCCCGCAACGAAGGATTCGCTCCTGGCCGGGGTGATTTTGAGATCTACAGAAATACAGACAAGCAAGGAATGTGGATGGGATGGCTCGGCAATACCCCTGTAGGCTGCATTTCAGCGATTAGGTACAACGAAGAATACGGATTCATTGGTCTCTACCTTGTTGCAGAGAAGTGGCGGAGGCAGGGTTACGGGAGGGCGCTATGGAATAAAGCAATGGATCATATGGATGGCCTTCCATGCATTGGCCTGGAGGCCGCTGAAAGCATGAGAGATGTCTACCAGAGGCACGGATTTCGGCCATCCTCCACTACGACTAGATGGCAGCTGATTAGCGATGGTTCCACCACAGAACAAAGAAAGAGCGTTGAAGGCTTCAATCTGGTTCCAGGCAGTGGGATCTCGGAGGCTGAGGTCCAAACGTATGACGCTCATCGCGAGCCCAGTCCCAGACCGCATTTTATGCATCTTTGGTTAACACATAAAGCCGGATCTGTCTTCGCACTGGCCGATCAGGCTGGAAAATGCCATGGTTTCGGCCGAATAAGGCCAAGTCTTCTGCGCAAAGGGGAGGGATGGAGAATTGGACCACTCATGGCAGATACTCCTGAGGGAGCATCGCATCTCTTGTCGGGCTTAATGGCGAAGCATGAGGGTGTGATATGGATTGACTCGCCCGGACTAAATCAACAAGCAGATCAGATACTCCAACATTCAGGATTTTCGCCTATTGGCAAGACTATTCGGATGTACAGAGGATTGCCACCTGCAGGCAACATCGACGAGGTCTACGGATTGGCATGCTTAGAGCTTGGCTAG
- a CDS encoding DUF3104 domain-containing protein, whose amino-acid sequence MAAITGSSSLEPVFLQVGVGDAVLVEPHEGGWWVGQVIHCEGGARCSANSFFQITDVDSGAVRTVNPNLVTGIVRKGHGELPLAASEAHRPRKAPIRASDARPQAHQEVELGFLGRAC is encoded by the coding sequence ATGGCGGCAATCACCGGCAGCTCTTCTCTTGAACCGGTCTTCCTGCAGGTCGGTGTTGGCGATGCAGTGCTGGTGGAGCCGCATGAAGGTGGCTGGTGGGTCGGTCAGGTCATCCACTGCGAAGGCGGGGCTAGGTGCAGCGCCAACTCGTTCTTCCAGATCACGGACGTCGATAGCGGAGCCGTCCGCACCGTTAACCCCAATCTCGTGACAGGAATCGTCCGCAAGGGGCATGGCGAGCTGCCGCTGGCTGCATCCGAGGCCCACCGACCACGCAAGGCGCCAATCAGGGCCTCAGATGCTCGACCACAGGCTCATCAAGAGGTTGAGCTGGGTTTTCTCGGGAGGGCTTGCTGA
- a CDS encoding HAD-IC family P-type ATPase, protein MPGSLASVHVLSAEEVIAALETDFVCGLAQEEAEARLQKEGPNRLSPAPQKPLWLRLLQQFDNPLLITLLMVGAIKLAIGDPQDALVIISVTCINAVIGTVQEGKAESAIAALAESVRTDVVVLRDRSIQRLDSELLVPGDLVQLEAGSKVPADLRLLTARSLATDESALTGESLPVQKGTEPLNPAVPLAERSCMAYAGSFVTAGQGTGVVVTTGDATEVGQISASLNRPVNLSTPLTRKLSGFSRTLLRLIVLLAALTFAVGLARGRDLAEMFDGAVALAVGAIPEELPAIITIILAIGVHRMAKRQAIIRKLPAVETLGSTTVICSDKTGTLTQNRMTVQHVYAAGVLQALHELWPADQPAGGLNVALHETLLAGLLCNDARASGACGWVGDPTETALLEAAQRVGISHGSAHDDYPRRDVIPFESEQQYMATLHGQQRILLKGSVEAVLQRCSDELDQHGEHRELNASAIQEAVSAMAGQGERVLAFAIGQGGPRQEQLEHHHLNGDLTFLGLQGMQDPPRPEAIQAVAACRSAGIRVKLITGDHLETAVAIARLMGIGASSEIKAIGGTALDPLSPDALAEVVESVDVFARITPAQKLHLVEALQANGEVVAMTGDGVNDAPALKQADIGIAMGRSGTEVARQAADMLLIDDNFATIEAAVEEGRGVYLNLRKTLAFVLPVNGGASMTILMGALLGTALPVSALQVLWLNMICSLTMSIALAFEPHNPALMSQPPRRPEEPLLSPGLIRRVLLVSLFNWSVIFGLFFWGEQQFGDLPLARTMAVQGLVLAHLVYLWKISHWRSLWPIPWSKVRTSPAVPLGVMATLALQWLFSQTAWMNAFFGTRPLNASLLLVCALPMLFMIPVCRLAEGLDPTDLIHPSSRPA, encoded by the coding sequence ATGCCGGGATCTCTCGCTTCTGTGCATGTATTGAGTGCGGAGGAGGTGATCGCTGCACTGGAGACTGATTTCGTTTGTGGTCTAGCCCAAGAGGAGGCGGAGGCACGCCTTCAAAAGGAGGGACCCAATAGGCTCAGTCCAGCTCCGCAGAAGCCGTTATGGCTGCGCTTGCTTCAGCAGTTCGACAACCCGCTGCTGATCACACTGCTCATGGTTGGAGCCATCAAGCTGGCGATTGGCGACCCCCAGGATGCGCTGGTGATCATCAGCGTCACCTGCATCAACGCCGTCATTGGCACGGTGCAGGAAGGCAAAGCCGAGAGTGCCATCGCGGCCCTTGCTGAGAGCGTCCGAACGGATGTTGTGGTGCTTCGAGACCGGTCTATCCAGCGCTTGGATTCAGAGCTGCTGGTGCCGGGGGATCTGGTTCAGCTCGAGGCTGGTTCGAAGGTCCCAGCGGATCTGCGGCTCCTCACGGCCCGGTCGCTGGCAACCGATGAGTCAGCCCTCACCGGCGAGTCTTTGCCTGTACAGAAAGGGACGGAACCGTTGAATCCTGCTGTGCCCCTCGCTGAGCGCAGCTGTATGGCTTATGCGGGGAGTTTTGTGACCGCAGGCCAGGGAACTGGAGTGGTGGTCACGACGGGGGATGCCACTGAAGTGGGCCAGATTTCCGCGTCCTTGAATCGCCCTGTCAATCTCTCCACGCCGTTAACCCGCAAGTTGTCGGGTTTCAGTCGAACGTTGTTGAGACTGATTGTGCTGCTGGCTGCTCTGACCTTTGCGGTTGGCCTGGCCCGAGGCAGAGATCTTGCGGAAATGTTTGACGGGGCGGTGGCGTTAGCCGTTGGCGCGATTCCTGAAGAACTGCCCGCCATCATCACCATTATTTTGGCGATTGGCGTTCATCGCATGGCTAAACGCCAGGCCATCATCCGCAAGTTGCCCGCGGTTGAGACCCTGGGCAGCACCACGGTGATCTGCTCCGACAAAACCGGGACTCTCACCCAGAACCGGATGACCGTCCAGCATGTGTATGCGGCCGGAGTGTTGCAAGCGCTGCATGAGCTTTGGCCCGCTGATCAGCCGGCTGGGGGGCTAAACGTTGCCCTGCACGAAACACTTCTGGCTGGCCTCCTGTGCAACGACGCCCGCGCGAGTGGAGCCTGTGGATGGGTTGGCGATCCCACCGAGACGGCCCTGTTGGAGGCGGCGCAACGGGTGGGGATTAGTCATGGTTCAGCCCACGATGACTACCCCCGTAGGGATGTCATTCCCTTCGAATCAGAGCAGCAATACATGGCCACCTTGCATGGCCAGCAGCGCATCTTGTTGAAGGGATCTGTGGAGGCCGTTCTTCAGCGCTGCTCGGATGAGTTGGATCAGCACGGGGAGCACAGGGAGCTCAACGCATCAGCCATTCAGGAGGCGGTTTCGGCGATGGCCGGCCAAGGCGAGCGCGTGTTGGCGTTCGCTATCGGCCAGGGGGGGCCTAGACAGGAGCAACTGGAGCATCACCACCTCAATGGCGACCTGACCTTCTTGGGTTTGCAAGGGATGCAGGACCCCCCACGCCCTGAGGCGATCCAAGCGGTAGCTGCCTGCCGGTCGGCTGGGATCAGGGTGAAGCTGATCACTGGAGATCACCTGGAAACAGCCGTGGCGATTGCTCGGTTGATGGGCATCGGCGCGTCCTCGGAGATCAAGGCCATCGGTGGAACGGCTCTTGATCCTTTATCGCCCGATGCACTTGCTGAGGTGGTCGAGTCGGTGGATGTCTTCGCGCGGATCACCCCAGCACAGAAGCTGCATCTGGTTGAGGCGCTTCAGGCCAATGGCGAGGTGGTGGCGATGACCGGCGATGGGGTGAACGATGCCCCTGCCCTCAAGCAAGCTGACATCGGTATCGCCATGGGCCGAAGTGGGACCGAGGTCGCGCGTCAGGCGGCTGACATGCTCTTGATTGACGACAACTTCGCGACGATTGAGGCGGCCGTTGAGGAAGGACGCGGCGTCTATCTCAATTTGCGCAAGACCCTGGCCTTCGTTCTCCCTGTGAACGGTGGCGCTTCGATGACCATCTTGATGGGAGCGCTGCTTGGAACAGCTCTGCCTGTGAGTGCCTTACAGGTGTTGTGGCTGAACATGATTTGTTCACTCACGATGTCGATCGCCTTGGCTTTCGAGCCTCACAACCCCGCCTTGATGAGCCAACCCCCACGCCGGCCGGAGGAACCCCTCTTAAGTCCGGGATTAATTCGCCGTGTGCTTCTGGTCTCCCTTTTCAATTGGTCTGTGATCTTCGGGTTGTTCTTTTGGGGCGAGCAGCAGTTTGGTGATCTGCCGTTGGCCCGCACCATGGCCGTCCAAGGTTTGGTCCTGGCGCATTTGGTCTATCTGTGGAAAATCAGTCACTGGCGCAGCCTCTGGCCGATCCCCTGGTCGAAAGTGAGAACCTCGCCGGCGGTGCCTCTCGGAGTGATGGCCACGCTTGCTCTGCAGTGGCTCTTCAGTCAGACGGCTTGGATGAATGCGTTCTTTGGAACGCGACCACTCAATGCTTCCCTCTTGCTGGTCTGTGCGTTGCCGATGCTGTTCATGATCCCGGTCTGCCGTCTTGCTGAGGGGTTGGACCCCACTGATCTCATTCACCCATCTTCCCGCCCGGCCTGA
- a CDS encoding 4a-hydroxytetrahydrobiopterin dehydratase produces the protein MGLAQENCIPCRDGGPTLDDRQTSELLGGLKNWRVTDSHHLQKHLSFADFQSALDWVNAAGALCEQQGHHADFSVGWGYVDIELFTHKASGLTRSDFVLAAKFDRIGAKAPYEEYAHQSP, from the coding sequence ATGGGACTTGCTCAAGAGAACTGCATCCCTTGTCGCGATGGTGGTCCAACTCTTGATGATCGTCAAACTTCAGAGCTTTTGGGTGGCCTAAAGAATTGGAGAGTCACAGACAGTCATCATCTCCAGAAACACTTGAGCTTTGCCGATTTTCAGTCGGCATTGGATTGGGTGAATGCTGCCGGAGCCTTATGCGAGCAACAGGGTCATCATGCAGATTTTTCAGTTGGATGGGGCTATGTCGACATTGAGCTTTTTACACATAAGGCATCAGGCTTGACTCGATCCGACTTTGTCCTGGCCGCTAAATTTGATCGAATCGGCGCCAAGGCGCCTTACGAGGAATACGCCCATCAAAGCCCCTGA
- a CDS encoding DUF3303 domain-containing protein gives MTFLMHWSFKTGYHEIAAKKFIATCAPFPECKSWKRFHAPGSVEGWILVEADDASACYEHAAEWAECLDWEVTPLLSDEEAGPLIAKVYS, from the coding sequence ATGACCTTTTTGATGCACTGGTCTTTCAAGACCGGCTATCACGAAATTGCCGCCAAAAAGTTCATTGCGACATGTGCCCCTTTCCCCGAGTGCAAGTCCTGGAAACGCTTCCACGCACCTGGCTCGGTAGAAGGTTGGATTCTTGTTGAGGCGGACGACGCATCTGCCTGCTACGAGCATGCGGCTGAGTGGGCTGAGTGCCTGGATTGGGAGGTGACTCCACTTCTGTCTGACGAAGAAGCTGGTCCGCTAATCGCCAAGGTCTACTCGTAG
- a CDS encoding DUF305 domain-containing protein — protein MPAGGAAPKPGAAHAHGDDLGPAGATYDLRWLDAMVQHHTGALRMSEELFNVGEPGIGALANDIWYEQAREIKAMRQWRKEWYPEAPIYPVAWRSGVNPDDVAELPRMTAEQIQGMQMMGTKPTEANRVVWFLEGMLMHHGGALQMAHDALKKSKTTAIQRLSQQIILSQRHEINRLRQMLKHEGLNKPEYRQFDPLFSLKAQG, from the coding sequence ATGCCAGCTGGTGGTGCAGCTCCTAAGCCAGGCGCTGCTCATGCCCACGGTGATGACTTGGGTCCCGCTGGTGCGACCTATGACCTGCGCTGGCTGGACGCCATGGTTCAGCACCACACCGGTGCATTGCGCATGAGTGAAGAGCTCTTCAATGTGGGCGAGCCGGGCATTGGTGCGTTGGCCAATGACATTTGGTATGAGCAGGCGCGGGAGATCAAAGCCATGCGGCAATGGCGCAAAGAGTGGTATCCCGAGGCGCCGATTTATCCGGTGGCCTGGCGCTCTGGTGTCAATCCAGATGATGTCGCTGAGCTGCCGCGCATGACAGCTGAACAAATTCAAGGGATGCAGATGATGGGCACCAAGCCCACTGAGGCCAACAGAGTGGTCTGGTTCCTCGAAGGAATGTTGATGCATCACGGTGGGGCCTTACAGATGGCCCATGACGCCCTGAAAAAATCAAAAACAACGGCAATTCAGCGGCTGTCCCAGCAGATCATTCTTAGCCAAAGACACGAGATCAATCGTCTGCGTCAGATGCTCAAGCATGAAGGCTTGAATAAGCCTGAATATCGTCAGTTCGACCCGTTGTTCTCGCTCAAGGCTCAAGGTTGA
- the trxB gene encoding thioredoxin-disulfide reductase: protein MAAGAPGSVENLVIVGSGPAGYTAAIYAARANLSPVLITGFQDGGIPGGQLMTTTHVENFPGFPDGILGPELMDRIKAQAVRWGSRLVEADADSIDLSQRPFRIQADGRTIQTHAVILATGASANRLGLPSEQRFWNAGISACAICDGATPQFRDVELAVVGGGDSACEEAVYLTKYASRVHLIVRSDKLRASKAMADRVLANTKVQVHWNRQLANCSGGDWLESIQLKDTNGGPSEDLPVRGLFYAIGHTPNTRLVREQLSTDSKGYLITQPGRPETSLEGVYAAGDVADAEWRQGITAAGSGCQAALAAERWLTEKDLAVTVSHDPVDPAEVGETKRTAVSDEANYSADALWQKGSFALRKLYHDSTKPLVVVYTSPTCGPCHVLKPQLKRVLDELGGQAQGIEIDIETEQEIAQQAGVSGTPTVQVFLNKELKQQFRGVKQRSEFKAAIESLL from the coding sequence ATGGCCGCTGGTGCACCCGGATCGGTTGAGAACCTTGTCATCGTGGGGTCAGGTCCGGCGGGATACACCGCGGCCATCTATGCCGCACGCGCCAATCTGAGCCCAGTGCTGATCACGGGTTTCCAGGATGGGGGCATCCCTGGCGGTCAGCTCATGACCACCACGCATGTCGAGAACTTTCCTGGCTTCCCCGACGGGATCCTCGGGCCAGAACTCATGGATCGGATCAAGGCCCAAGCCGTGCGCTGGGGCAGCCGACTGGTGGAGGCTGATGCCGATTCGATTGACCTCTCCCAGCGCCCTTTCCGGATTCAGGCGGACGGCCGGACGATCCAGACCCACGCCGTCATCCTGGCCACGGGTGCCAGTGCCAATCGTCTCGGCCTGCCCAGCGAGCAGCGCTTTTGGAACGCTGGCATCAGCGCCTGCGCCATCTGCGATGGCGCGACACCGCAATTCCGCGATGTGGAACTGGCAGTCGTCGGAGGCGGCGACTCCGCCTGCGAGGAAGCGGTCTATCTGACCAAATACGCCAGCCGCGTTCATCTGATCGTTCGCAGCGACAAGCTTCGGGCCAGCAAGGCCATGGCCGATCGCGTGCTGGCCAATACCAAGGTCCAGGTCCACTGGAACCGGCAACTGGCGAACTGCAGCGGTGGCGACTGGCTCGAATCCATCCAGCTCAAGGACACCAACGGCGGCCCGAGCGAGGACCTGCCCGTGCGCGGGTTGTTCTATGCCATCGGCCACACCCCCAACACCCGCCTGGTCCGCGAGCAGCTCAGCACCGACAGCAAGGGCTACCTGATCACCCAGCCTGGTCGTCCCGAAACCAGTCTTGAGGGGGTCTATGCCGCCGGGGACGTCGCTGATGCGGAATGGCGCCAGGGGATCACGGCCGCCGGAAGTGGCTGCCAGGCCGCTCTGGCGGCAGAGCGCTGGCTGACGGAGAAGGATCTCGCGGTCACCGTTAGCCATGACCCTGTCGATCCAGCCGAGGTCGGCGAAACCAAGCGCACCGCGGTCAGCGACGAAGCCAACTACAGCGCTGATGCCCTCTGGCAGAAGGGAAGTTTCGCCCTGAGGAAGCTTTACCACGACAGCACCAAGCCCCTGGTCGTCGTCTACACCTCACCCACCTGCGGCCCCTGCCACGTGCTCAAGCCTCAGCTCAAGCGGGTTCTCGATGAACTGGGGGGACAGGCCCAGGGCATCGAGATCGACATCGAGACGGAGCAGGAGATCGCCCAGCAGGCCGGCGTCAGCGGTACGCCCACCGTTCAGGTCTTCCTGAACAAGGAGCTCAAGCAGCAGTTCCGTGGGGTCAAGCAGCGCAGTGAATTCAAGGCGGCGATCGAAAGCCTGCTCTGA
- a CDS encoding Nif11 family protein, whose protein sequence is MATCHLPAPGVENPSALALHQLKEMLQADSGFAQALRATESTEAAARLAAEHGVQVSPEALWRHRGTLVAGGLPTWRG, encoded by the coding sequence ATGGCCACCTGTCATCTGCCGGCACCCGGGGTTGAGAATCCCTCGGCGTTGGCGTTGCATCAGCTCAAGGAGATGCTGCAGGCCGATTCCGGCTTTGCCCAGGCCCTGCGAGCCACAGAGTCAACGGAAGCGGCGGCAAGGTTGGCGGCGGAGCACGGCGTTCAGGTGTCGCCGGAGGCGCTTTGGCGTCATCGCGGCACCCTGGTGGCTGGCGGCCTGCCCACCTGGCGCGGCTGA
- a CDS encoding pseudouridine synthase, whose protein sequence is MKTAQLLTTLLFHKPFGVLSQFTPEDGSRWGCLADHIEVPGVYAAGRLDADSEGLLLLTSNGRLQQRLTDPAWGHWRRYWSQVEGLLSDEALAALRSGLVIQGKRTLPAQARALQDPGWPERDPPIRVRQNIPTSWLELELREGRNRQVRRMTAAVGLPTLRLLRVAIDLMDGGPPLSLKGLAPGEWRSVNEGEEQRLQSLLQSGRGGRAGGGKSGRAGGGGKGGVAKAKFRR, encoded by the coding sequence CTGAAAACAGCGCAGCTTCTGACCACACTCCTTTTTCACAAGCCCTTCGGCGTCCTCAGTCAGTTCACACCTGAGGACGGCAGCAGATGGGGATGCCTGGCGGATCACATCGAGGTCCCCGGGGTCTATGCGGCTGGGCGGCTGGATGCCGACAGCGAGGGGCTGCTGCTGCTCACCAGCAACGGGCGACTGCAACAGAGGCTCACCGATCCGGCCTGGGGTCACTGGCGCCGCTACTGGAGCCAAGTGGAGGGACTCCTCAGCGACGAAGCACTCGCAGCCCTGCGCTCAGGGCTGGTCATTCAGGGCAAACGCACCCTCCCGGCCCAAGCCCGAGCACTCCAGGACCCCGGCTGGCCCGAGCGGGACCCGCCCATACGCGTCCGTCAAAACATCCCCACGAGCTGGCTGGAGCTGGAGCTGCGGGAGGGGCGAAACCGCCAGGTGCGGCGGATGACCGCTGCGGTGGGGCTTCCCACCCTGCGGCTGCTGCGGGTGGCGATCGACCTGATGGATGGAGGCCCACCGCTCAGCCTGAAGGGGTTAGCCCCAGGCGAATGGAGATCCGTGAATGAGGGCGAGGAGCAACGCCTTCAATCCCTGCTGCAGTCAGGCCGGGGAGGCCGCGCCGGTGGCGGGAAGTCGGGCCGCGCTGGCGGAGGAGGAAAGGGAGGCGTCGCCAAAGCCAAATTCCGGAGATAA
- the infA gene encoding translation initiation factor IF-1 → MIETSGVIEKEQGNGFYLVTLEQPAGHQCLCRAAGKLTKFRIKLLAGDKVLVEISPYDLSRGRITYRERNANAGPRPGGNRPGGPRRR, encoded by the coding sequence ATGATTGAGACCTCCGGCGTCATCGAGAAGGAACAGGGCAACGGGTTCTACCTGGTCACCCTCGAGCAGCCCGCTGGCCACCAATGCCTCTGCCGCGCCGCCGGCAAGCTGACCAAGTTCCGCATCAAATTGCTGGCTGGCGACAAGGTGCTGGTTGAGATCAGCCCCTACGACCTGAGCCGCGGTCGCATCACCTACCGCGAACGCAACGCCAACGCCGGTCCCCGTCCAGGTGGCAACCGTCCTGGTGGTCCCCGCCGTCGTTAA
- a CDS encoding hemagglutinin, producing MRLHFVPIHIFRETPSVAFFDAGIAGANGVDVVAHRGSAISPPNDEDFEQYYVHQHQVDHNLVLQGGRTYTLLNPDWPQPHHVIHLQRVMGALQIPIGTYHRSISGEEGSLVLNQSFRDDDFDYSAEFIPVSLRARADLQLLRKVRPWIWSWKDGHIQRSHKP from the coding sequence ATGCGATTGCATTTTGTTCCGATTCATATCTTCCGAGAAACACCTTCAGTGGCATTTTTTGACGCGGGTATCGCTGGGGCAAATGGCGTTGACGTGGTTGCCCATCGTGGCTCAGCAATATCCCCGCCCAATGACGAAGATTTTGAGCAGTATTACGTACATCAGCACCAGGTCGATCACAACCTGGTTCTTCAGGGTGGTAGGACTTATACCCTGCTTAATCCCGATTGGCCCCAACCCCATCACGTCATCCACCTTCAACGGGTGATGGGGGCCCTTCAGATCCCGATTGGGACTTATCACCGTTCCATCTCTGGGGAGGAGGGAAGTCTTGTCCTGAACCAGTCCTTCCGTGATGACGACTTCGACTATTCCGCCGAATTTATTCCTGTGTCCCTTCGGGCTCGTGCTGATCTTCAGCTGTTACGAAAAGTCCGGCCTTGGATCTGGAGCTGGAAAGACGGCCATATCCAACGAAGTCACAAGCCCTGA
- a CDS encoding Nif11-like leader peptide family natural product precursor — MSLDQLKAFLARLQADEALKQQVLAAATADDVAQIGLKLGFEFSGDELLRVSGKKFDRVTVHKNEIPGEYN; from the coding sequence ATGTCGCTCGATCAACTCAAGGCCTTTCTGGCACGCCTGCAGGCCGATGAAGCCCTGAAGCAGCAGGTGCTGGCCGCTGCGACCGCCGATGACGTCGCCCAGATCGGCCTGAAGCTGGGCTTTGAGTTCTCCGGTGATGAACTGCTGCGGGTCTCAGGCAAGAAATTCGATCGGGTCACCGTCCATAAGAACGAGATCCCTGGCGAATACAACTGA
- a CDS encoding metallothionein — MPAVLTKCACPKCKCEVPQVGAVVSNGLSYCSEACASGHPNYEPCHPTGACGCDCAT, encoded by the coding sequence ATGCCTGCCGTTCTGACGAAGTGCGCCTGCCCCAAGTGCAAATGCGAGGTGCCTCAGGTTGGAGCTGTTGTAAGCAACGGCCTCAGCTACTGCTCTGAAGCATGTGCTTCTGGGCATCCCAACTATGAGCCTTGTCATCCGACCGGCGCTTGCGGATGCGATTGCGCTACCTAG
- a CDS encoding site-specific integrase — MPEVVHSEAWATSLRQQARALARGWTVEEARGRVRLKVRSDSTPSQSVTLPFAWSANDAGDAYVRVRNIYKLVASEGYSLKQAAQVAAGKAPKLIEQLDWSGAVERFKDQKLLHGTVIKPATWEAKYVPVLGDAVALLTGNDQPTSPAELIDRCIRSWASGSRTRQERARNLCQFLRYCVAREQFPAIWQPPIDLKDHIGRKPADAQSQKVDPITDQQIIDLLASFPDDAPGRRWADAIRLLAELGLRPIELLHLSVKTDRKTGEPYWWCSYEKRAGGGVTKPRRLEPLPLRADSGEVQQWDLMQRWKAGEIDLPPLSSSNGVAEAIKTYLSRRDGWKDIRRQVEVNNERVSVYSFRHSFSVRGHQLGIDSGAMALAMGHSLETHCRSYPWATESGAASAFEKARSRARN; from the coding sequence GTGCCCGAGGTTGTCCATTCCGAGGCTTGGGCTACTTCCCTGCGCCAGCAGGCGAGAGCGCTTGCCCGTGGTTGGACAGTGGAGGAAGCCCGTGGTCGAGTGCGTCTCAAGGTCCGCTCCGACAGCACTCCAAGTCAGTCAGTAACCCTGCCGTTTGCCTGGTCGGCAAACGACGCGGGAGATGCTTATGTAAGAGTTCGCAACATCTACAAGCTCGTCGCCTCGGAGGGCTACTCCCTCAAGCAGGCCGCACAGGTCGCTGCAGGCAAGGCGCCAAAGCTGATTGAGCAGCTCGATTGGAGCGGGGCTGTAGAGCGCTTCAAGGATCAGAAGCTCCTGCATGGCACGGTCATCAAGCCAGCTACCTGGGAAGCCAAGTACGTCCCGGTGCTTGGTGATGCAGTGGCGCTCCTAACGGGGAATGATCAGCCCACCAGCCCTGCAGAGCTGATTGATCGCTGCATTCGCTCATGGGCTTCCGGTAGCCGCACCAGGCAGGAGCGGGCGCGAAACCTCTGCCAGTTCCTCCGCTACTGCGTCGCCAGAGAGCAGTTCCCCGCGATCTGGCAGCCCCCTATCGACCTCAAGGACCACATCGGCCGTAAGCCAGCCGACGCCCAAAGCCAAAAGGTTGATCCGATCACTGATCAGCAGATCATCGATTTGCTGGCCTCATTTCCTGATGACGCACCGGGGCGTCGCTGGGCTGATGCCATTCGTCTTCTCGCTGAGCTGGGACTGCGCCCGATTGAGTTGCTCCACCTCAGCGTCAAAACCGATCGCAAGACCGGTGAGCCGTATTGGTGGTGCAGCTACGAGAAGCGAGCTGGAGGTGGGGTCACCAAGCCTCGCCGTTTGGAACCGCTACCTCTTCGAGCTGATTCAGGTGAGGTGCAGCAATGGGATCTGATGCAGCGCTGGAAAGCAGGCGAGATTGATCTGCCGCCGCTTTCGTCAAGCAATGGTGTAGCCGAAGCAATCAAGACCTATTTGAGCCGCAGGGATGGCTGGAAAGATATACGTAGACAGGTCGAGGTGAATAACGAACGGGTCAGTGTCTACAGCTTTAGGCATAGCTTTTCAGTGCGTGGTCATCAGCTTGGAATCGACAGCGGTGCAATGGCTCTTGCTATGGGACACAGCCTTGAAACGCATTGCCGCAGTTACCCCTGGGCGACTGAGAGTGGAGCTGCGTCGGCCTTTGAAAAAGCCAGAAGTCGCGCCAGGAACTAG